A window from Argopecten irradians isolate NY chromosome 3, Ai_NY, whole genome shotgun sequence encodes these proteins:
- the LOC138317435 gene encoding heme peroxidase 2-like: protein MLQMILLRMLHISIALLLMTSSAYAALAGLNTESFLTGTIELPSAAKVATQFKSVAAKSSPAIPDILPRIQGVQANLPLAREAFPSIKKMLPSVQGVATSLSAAVQSSVSEAISKLATQNIAENKLGAFDKVDGPTGGFGPHLKTDSMAIELANFADLMVETARDTAARMNVQSAPQIRQVLSKVGTNFLVPAKRRCPFSTPRCDSNSQYRMIDGSCNNLNNPLWGRAFTSFERFLPPAYDDGVGSPRTKGLFQNPLPSARNISVQVHTNLGPRARTLSHLSMEFGQFVSHDIQRNALAKGYAGRNIDCCRFPTRRNCFPIPVAANDEFFDRRCLNFVRALPAPTIDCRLGVRQQLNQVTHFLDASAIYGSDQRTLDLLRDGIFLKSQGNNDMLPLNNGAVCSSPNKCVLAGDVRVNQQPALVSLHTVWMRHHNNIAGVIKGANPAMNDETVFQETKKIVTAQLQHITYKEWLQEILGDNIMNQFDLKPRAAGQYYTGYNNAVKPMIRNAFSAAAFRFGHSLIGDDIKEKKSSGTVLHHQLHTTFLKPELAYNGGVNSIMTGLYTSPSHKTDRHLTHEVTRRLFQTQGKNGQDLAATNIQRGRDHGLFDYNTWRVACNLGLAQDFNGLNLHSDTVKNLLRRVYDTVFDIDLFTGGVSEDIIPGSNIGTTFACLIGIQFQALKKGDRFFYESNTNVKFPIEILDEIRKTSMARILCDTTGVTSIPQNVFRKESSNNPAVACASLPKPNFCVPVNGQWSAWSPWSVSQGCVPVKRRTRKCNNPVPNSCGQDCSGSQKEVQVGGGTGGGIFDLTGNNCVGGPRPIGSIGPIGPIGPIGPIGPIGPIGPIPFPNPRFPLQHVPEIPRLPHPLK from the exons ATGCTTCAAATGATTCTGTTAAG aaTGTTACACATCTCCATAGCTCTCCTGCTGATGACCTCGTCAGCGTATGCCGCATTAGCAGGACTGAACACAGAATCCTTTCTTACTGGGACGATCGAACTGCCATCTGCAGCCAAGGTGGCAACACAGTTCAAATCTGTGGCAGCGAAAAGTTCCCCGGCTATTCCAGATATTCTGCCAAGAATCCAAGGTGTTCAGGCAAATTTACCGCTTGCCCGAGAAGCATTTCCTAGCATCAAGAAGATGTTACCAAGCGTCCAAGGTGTCGCTACAAGTCTCTCAGCAGCTGTCCAGTCATCCGTCAGCGAGGCAATCAGCAAACTTGCGACACAAAACATCGCCGAAAATAAACTTGGAG CGTTTGATAAAGTGGACGGTCCAACAGGAGGTTTTGGTCCACATTTGAAGACCGACTCTATGGCGATTGAACTTGCTAATTTTGCTGACTTAATGGTGGAAACGGCCAGGGATACAGCAGCCAG AATGAATGTCCAGAGCGCACCGCAAATCCGACAAGTACTCAGTAAAGTTGGGACAAACTTTCTCGTCCCAGCCAAGCGCAGATGTCCTTTCTCAACCCCTAGATGTGATTCAAACTCACAATACAGAATGATTGACGGGTCATGTAATAACTTGAATAATCCACTGTGGGGTAGGGCTTTCACGTCATTTGAACGATTTCTCCCACCGGCATATGATGATG GAGTAGGTTCGCCTAGAACCAAGGGGCTGTTCCAGAACCCACTTCCCTCCGCACGTAATATAAGTGTTCAAGTTCATACCAATTTAGGCCCACGGGCCAGAACGCTAAGTCACCTCTCAATGGAATTTGGACAATTCGTCAGTCATGACATACAGAGAAATGCTCTGGCTAAAG GGTATGCTGGTAGAAACATAGATTGCTGTCGATTCCCAACTAG gaGAAATTGCTTCCCAATCCCTGTGGCTGCCAACGATGAATTCTTTGATAGACGTTGCTTAAATTTCGTACGAGCACTTCCGGCACCAACCATTGATTGTCGACTAG GTGTTCGACAGCAACTTAACCAGGTTACTCACTTCTTGGACGCATCTGCCATATATGGCTCTGACCAAAGAACGCTGGACCTTCTCCGGGACGGAA TCTTCCTAAAATCACAAGGAAACAACGACATGTTACCACTGAACAATGGAGCTGTATGTTCTTCCCCAAATAAATGTGTTCTTGCAG GTGATGTTCGCGTGAACCAACAACCTGCATTGGTTTCTCTGCACACTGTTTGGATGAGACACCATAACAACATAGCTGGGGTGATCAAGGGTGCCAATCCAGCGATGAATGATGAAACGGTCTTCCAGGAAACGAAGAAGATCGTCACAGCCCAGCTGCAGCACATCACATACAAGGAATGGCTTCAGGAGATTCTGGGAGATAACATTATGAACCAGTTTGATCTGAAGCCACGAGCAGCGGGACAATATTACACTGGTTACAACAACGCGGTTAAACCAATGATCAGAAATGCCTTTTCCGCTGCCGCTTTCAGATTCGGACACAGTCTGATAGGCGACGACATCAAGGAAAAGAAGTCCTCAGGCACTGTACTGCATCATCAACTACATACTACCTTCCTCAAACCCGAACTCGCCTACAATGGAGGCGTGAACTCCATCATGACAGGATTGTACACATCGCCTTCACATAAAACTGATAGACATCTCACACATGAAGTAACTAGACGTCTGTTTCAGACTCAGGGTAAAAATGGACAAGATCTGGCAGCAACAAATATCCAAAGGGGGCGTGACCATGGGTTATTTGATTATAATACTTGGAGAGTTGCATGTAATTTAGGTCTGGCTCAGGACTTCAATGGATTGAATCTGCATTCTGACACCGTGAAGAACCTTCTCAGGAGAGTTTATGA TACTGTGTTCGATATCGACCTGTTTACTGGAGGTGTGTCTGAAGATATCATCCCTGGAAGCAATATAGGAACAACGTTTGCATGTCTAATTGGAATACAGTTCCAAGCGCTCAAGAAAGGCGACAGATTTTTCTACGAAAGCAACACGAACGTAAAATTCCCCATCGAGATATTAGATGAAATTAGAAAAACTTCCATGGCCAGGATCTTGTGTGATACAACGGGCGTAACATCGATTCCGCAGAATGTATTTAGAAAGGAGTCTTCGAA CAATCCGGCTGTAGCTTGTGCCTCTCTCCCCAAACCGAATTTCTGTGTCCCCGTTAATGGTCAGTGGAGCGCCTGGTCACCGTGGTCAGTAAGTCAAGGGTGTGTACCGGTCAAACGAAGAACCCGAAAATGTAACAATCCTGTTCCGAACTCCTGTGGCCAGGATTGTTCCGGATCTCAAAAAGAAGTACAGGTAGGGGGTGGAACAGGCGGAGGAATATTTGATCTAACGGGAAATAACTGTGTTGGAGGGCCGAGACCTATTGGATCTATTGGACCCATTGGACCTATAGGACCAATTGGACCCATTGGACCCATTGGACCCATTGGACCGATTCCATTCCCAAACCCTAGATTCCCTCTACAACATGTTCCAGAAATCCCACGACTTCCCCATCCTCTGAAGTAA